In a genomic window of Zingiber officinale cultivar Zhangliang chromosome 9B, Zo_v1.1, whole genome shotgun sequence:
- the LOC122024531 gene encoding thiamine pyrophosphokinase 1-like isoform X1 codes for MEAMRHASTFLRFPAPPDISLPSYALVVLNQRLPRFAPVLWSHAKLRVFADGGANRVYDGMPNLFPEIDPMEVRHRYKPDIIRGDMDSIRPEVKEFYVNMGVKVEDVSYDQDTTDLHKCVNYVCDSMDELAKSNLTEAAYSSQFCILIAGALGGRFDHEAGNINVLYKFSNIRIILLSDDCLIQLLPKTHCHEIHIQSSVEGPHCGLVPIGAPSASTTTTGLQWDLTDTGMSFGGLISTSNIVREDTITVKSDTDLLWTISIKKDF; via the exons ATGGAGGCGATGAGGCACGCCTCCACTTTCCTTCGCTTTCCTGCGCCGCCCGACATCAGCTTGCCTTCCTACGCGCTCGTCGTTCTAAACCAGCGCCTCCCTCGATTCGCGCCCGTACTTTGGAGCCACG CAAAGCTCCGTGTTTTTGCCGATGGAGGGGCGAATCGTGTGTATGACGGCATGCCCAATTTATTCCCTGAGATAGATCCGATGGAAGTGCGGCACAG GTACAAACCAGACATAATTAGGGGTGACATGGACTCAATAAGACCAGAAGTGAAGGAATTCTATGTTAACATG GGTGTCAAAGTAGAGGATGTATCATATGACCAGGACACCACAGATCTACACAAATGTGTTAATTATGTTTGTGATTCCATGGACGAATTGGCTAAGTCAAAT CTGACTGAAGCCGCATACTCATCACAGTTTTGCATTTTAATTGCTGGAGCTCTTGGCGGAAGATTTGATCATGAAGCTGGAAACATCAACGTATTGTACAAGTTCTCAAACATACGAATCATTCTTCTTTCAGATGATTGTTTGATCCAACTTCTTCCAAAGACGCATTGCCACGAGATCCACATCCAGTCATCAGTAGAAGGCCCGCATTGTGGATTGGTTCCTATAGGTGCACCATCTGCCAGCACCACTACCACTGGTCTGCAATGGGATTTGA CTGACACAGGAATGAGCTTTGGCGGTTTGATAAGCACTTCAAACATTGTGCGCGAAGACACGATTACTGTCAAGTCTGATACAGATCTTCTTTGGACTATCtctattaaaaaggatttttga
- the LOC122024531 gene encoding thiamine pyrophosphokinase 1-like isoform X2, translated as MEAMRHASTFLRFPAPPDISLPSYALVVLNQRLPRFAPVLWSHAKLRVFADGGANRVYDGMPNLFPEIDPMEVRHRYKPDIIRGDMDSIRPEVKEFYVNMGVKVEDVSYDQDTTDLHKCVNYVCDSMDELAKSNFCILIAGALGGRFDHEAGNINVLYKFSNIRIILLSDDCLIQLLPKTHCHEIHIQSSVEGPHCGLVPIGAPSASTTTTGLQWDLTDTGMSFGGLISTSNIVREDTITVKSDTDLLWTISIKKDF; from the exons ATGGAGGCGATGAGGCACGCCTCCACTTTCCTTCGCTTTCCTGCGCCGCCCGACATCAGCTTGCCTTCCTACGCGCTCGTCGTTCTAAACCAGCGCCTCCCTCGATTCGCGCCCGTACTTTGGAGCCACG CAAAGCTCCGTGTTTTTGCCGATGGAGGGGCGAATCGTGTGTATGACGGCATGCCCAATTTATTCCCTGAGATAGATCCGATGGAAGTGCGGCACAG GTACAAACCAGACATAATTAGGGGTGACATGGACTCAATAAGACCAGAAGTGAAGGAATTCTATGTTAACATG GGTGTCAAAGTAGAGGATGTATCATATGACCAGGACACCACAGATCTACACAAATGTGTTAATTATGTTTGTGATTCCATGGACGAATTGGCTAAGTCAAAT TTTTGCATTTTAATTGCTGGAGCTCTTGGCGGAAGATTTGATCATGAAGCTGGAAACATCAACGTATTGTACAAGTTCTCAAACATACGAATCATTCTTCTTTCAGATGATTGTTTGATCCAACTTCTTCCAAAGACGCATTGCCACGAGATCCACATCCAGTCATCAGTAGAAGGCCCGCATTGTGGATTGGTTCCTATAGGTGCACCATCTGCCAGCACCACTACCACTGGTCTGCAATGGGATTTGA CTGACACAGGAATGAGCTTTGGCGGTTTGATAAGCACTTCAAACATTGTGCGCGAAGACACGATTACTGTCAAGTCTGATACAGATCTTCTTTGGACTATCtctattaaaaaggatttttga